The sequence aaagaaggaagagcgAGAGACTCCCAGAGTCCTTGCTGGGCAAGGGCAAGGCCTTGATCTGCTTGTCATTCCACGAGATGGGGGAGTGAGGAGGAAGTCTGGGGCCTTTAAGGCTCAGCCGCCTGCCCACTAGTAAAGCACAGCCACCCAccacttcaggggctggcccagcagaggGCAGCTCCCCCTGCCGCAAAGAGACAGTACTTGAGAGGGAGGTGGTCAGAGGGTGGACCCTCCTGCTCCTCCATGCCCCCTGGGGATGAGGAGGGAGCTCCTGCAAAGGCCTAGTTAGGCAGCCTACCCGCCCAGGACCCCCCTGGTACTAAAGTCCCTTACTGACCCTGTCCCCTTGCCATGGATGATGGCTCTAAGGTCCCCTTGAGCCAATCAGGATCTCTCCCCAGGAAATAGGAAAGCCAGAAGGAaaaccctgggaggcaggaggctgtgagctgaggcctgaggggAAGCATGGCTCCTCTTGCTGAGAGCCCTGAGCTTCCCAGGCcttgtctgtgtgtgcatgtgtgtgcgtgtgcgtcaCTTTCTTTACAGCTGTGAATATTCTGGATCGTTCCAATAAATACCTCTATTCTTGAGATGGCTAGAAGGTATTTTGTTGACTTTGTTTCTGTTCTTGCActtgcttttatctttatcttgTTGCTATTGTTTGCTTGCACCCAAAGAATCTTAACTGACACAGAAATTGGTACCCAAGAGTTGGTTGCAGTCCACAGACCTTCAGGAGGGTAGGCATATTTGGAACTGGTTTTGACtgagggtgggggccagggcCAGGAAAAAGCCTCTCCCATCAGCATTCCAAGTGGCAGCAGCTGTCAGCCAGTGTGGACAGCACAAGAAATGCTGGGACCTGGAGTAGGACTTGATGCTTCTGACATGCGCCTGGCTGAAACTTTGAAATTTCTTCTCAAGGCAGGAGATAAATTCTAGCTTTTTATGTTTTCAGCTAAAAATTCTCCTATACAAACCGGCATCAGAGATGGATTCTGTAGGTTTCTGATTCACACGGTGAATTCAATCTTCACGAGATCTTTTCGGGGAAAATTAAGACACGGATGGGGAAAGAGTTGCACGCTAATTTCCCATGGTTGCTGCAACTAATGACCATAAACTCAGTCACTTAAAACAGCCCAAACTTATTCCCTTGCGATTCTCCTGGTGAGAAGTCCTAACATCAAAGTGTCagagggctgtgttccttctggaggctctaggaatGAATGCACTTCCTCggcttttccagtttctagagccacctgccttcctggctcctggcctctccctccatcttcaaagccagcagtgtggcatcttcccatctctctctctgcttctaccctcacacctcctttcctttcctctgatcctcttgcctccctcttataagaacCCTAGTGATGACATTGGATCCACTCCCATAATCCCAGATAACCTCCCACCTCCAAGTCCTCATGGAATCGCATCTGGAAGGTCCCTCTTATTATGTAAGTTCTGTAAGTTAATGTATTGTCAGGTACCAGGAATTCGGACATGGGCATCCTTGAAAGGATGCTATCCAGCCTACCAGAAGTTTCATCCAGAAAATTGCAATAGGGACATCTGATGAGACTTGTAGGATCTTAATTACAAACCAAATCTAAGGGCAGCTGGTCACACATTGCCCATGACACCTCTTTGTTTGTTGGCAGCCAACATTTGAAGTCAGCATGGCCCCAAGGTGAAATGCAGAACAGAAAAAGAGTTAGACACCAAAGCAAGAGGAGAACTTCACTGTGAAAGCTCCGAACACCTGGAGAAACTGTGTGGGGTGGAGTCGAAGGTGTTCACCAAGGAGGGCGGAACAGGATTCCGGATTCGTTGCTGTGATCGTCCTCAGTCGACACCATGTACTCCAGCAGTGGGCTGTGATTCTCACTGTGCCCAGGGTTGGTCAAGCTTGACAAAGTGGTCACTTTGTGACCCTAAAAAAACAGAACATACTTGGcatggagaagaagaaggaggaatcaAAGTGTGCAGGAAACCGGAATGTTAGATTTGATATTCCATGGATTCCTCAGCTACACTGGGTTTCCTGCCGGGTCCCAGGAGATTTCCCTCTCCTTTGACACAAGGAATAAATGGATTGCTAGGAACCCTCTAGGCTGAAAGGTGGGGCTTGGACCCTGACCTATTTAGGTGGCAGAAATCCGAAGAGGTCAACCCTAGGGGAGAGAGTTCACAGTCAGCAGAAAAGAGAGTGTGGGTGTGATGTCAGGCAGCAGGGAGGGTAACGATCGGGGCTCAGGTTGGACACGCAGAGCCTCCCAGCAATACAAGCGATGGACAGTCCTGTTCCTTTGTAAAACCCAAAATATGGTGAGCAAAGAGCAGACACGGGTCAGCATGTTGGACAGTCTCTGCTTGTCACTCAATTCTCAGACCTCAGttgtgggagaaacccagagcCTTTGAAAGAAGGGGTAGCCAGGAGTCTGAGAAAGGGCGTGTCATACCCTGTACATGCAACCTGCGAACACTCCTCCTATCTGTTCTCCATGGAGTGGGAGCATCCCCTCAGGTGACAGTGGGTTACTTAGAGGAAACCAACATGTCCTGGACTGTTGGAAGGTGGCTCCAAAGTTTCACTAGCTACTGGGACGCAGAATAACCCAGAATGATCTGGACCACGGCCTGCTGGTCAGGGTGATGCTCACGGGGGTAAGTAATAAATGAATGTCTGATCTGAGTCCACCTCACAATAGGACCATTGGGACCCAACCCTCACCTGGTCACCATTTTCTAGGTTCCTGAGTGGATACCTGGAACGGGTACTCTTGGAAGCTGCAGACTGTTCAGCCAGACCCACGGACAGGGGCTGTTACACTGAGATAAACAGGTGGAGGCCATTGGGTTTATATCtctacaaaaatattcaaataaaaatgcacaCCAAATTCTCGGAGGAATGACAGAGATTGGTGCCATTATCACGGCTCGAGGGAGGCAAGAGTAATCATTCCCATGACACCCTATTCACCTCTCCAGTTGCCAGCCCCAGCCAGAGATGTGCCCTGGACAACAGTGGCTGGGAGCTCATAAACCTACGTGGATGAAACTCCAATGGAAATTGCCATCCCTAAGAGGTCCTTGTTAATGTAGGAAATAAATACAGCCTTTGACTCTTGGTACGTAGCGATCAGTCTTCTTGGTGGCAAGCAAAGACACCAAACCTAGTTTCTTAGTGGGAAAAAACGGAAATTTATTGGAGAAGTATCAGAGTTCCCCCAAATCGGCAGGAGACTGGAGACCAGGCTTGGAAAATAAGCATAACCAAGGCAGCTCCATGGTGTCAAAGGCGGGGAGAAAAGAATCCTCTTTGTCAGGAGGCGTATGGTCAGGATGCTGCCTCTGCCACTCTGAGATATTATCCCAGCTGGGGTAGGGCACAGCCTCTCCGCTCACCGTAGCCCTCTTGGACAGTCACTGAGAATTGGTTTTAAGCACCTATGGTCTTTGCTTCACTTGCTCCAGATTCTGGATCCCAGGTGGAATCAGCCAATAAATCAAGCTGGATCTTGGGTATGAGCCTGGATGCCAGAGAAGGAAGAATCTGGTCTTTCTGGCTTCCGCATACAGAGAATGTCAGGACTATACATGGTGGGAAATCCCCCTACTAAGAAGACAGCAGTTCCCTGTGAAACAAGTCCGTCACATCCAGGGGCCTCAGATGTTGACATCTCTGACTGTAGGAGACAGAAACTGAACTCCAATTTGCAAAAACTAAATAGAGGCATCACTGAAAGGTCCAGAAAGGCCAAATTCAAGTGCTTAAAGCGTGTCATCAGTGCCCAGCCTCTCTCACATTTGGCTGTGCTTTCTGCCTGACACAGTGGCTTCAGCCAGAACTGGGCTGCCACGAGACACTTCTTAAGTGTGTTCCTGAAGGACATCAGAGAACATCTCGTAGTGTACGCTGCCTGGAAGGAGAGGTGTCCTCAGACCAGATCTGCATTGTTTCTCAGGTAACAGCTAAGGTTCTGGCTAGGAGGTCAGAATTTTACAGGGAATAAATCTGGAGGCTTGGTGACAAAGATACTTATGGAAGTGGTCTATGGATGGAGCTCTCGGAATGAGCCCAGAATGGAAAATACTCCTGTCCCATGTGCATGCTCACTAGAAGGTCTCCACTGTCAGAGCCACTGAATAATTGATGAAGAGACCCTTTGTGGCTGCaattcttcccccttcccccggCAGCCTAGTGCTTTCAAAACAGGCTCTGTGACAAAATGGCTGATAGAGAGGCTGTGTCTCAGCACATCATACGGGCTGTCCCTCATCCAGGTTGACTTGGAGCTTAAGGAATCTCAGCCCAAAGAAGCAATGGCCATAGATCTGACTAAAATGGTCTGAAGAGGACTCAGCTGAAAGAAAACATCTTGAGAGGTTGAATGCTGCCTCATAGGATGTGTGATGCTCTAAATCCATACTCAGTTTTTAGTGCATTTTCTCCCATAGCCGTAATTTATGGATCTAGGAATTAAGAAGGTAAGACGAGGGTGACAGCTCTCATGCTCATACAGAACACCTaccctcaaaatttttttttcaattcccgTGACTCTGGAATCTTCTTGTCCAGAGGTGTCAGTACCTAAGAAGGGGATCCCTCTCTCAGGGAACACAAAAACGGTTTCATTGCACCGGCCATAGCTGATTCCTCATGCTTCTCAAGGGGTGGATAACGATCAGCTCGCTGGGTTGGATGTGGTGCTTGATCTGGATTATCAAGAGAAATTCATATTATTGCTACACAGTAGGGTAGGGGGAATATAAGTGCAACTCGAGGGATCCCTTAGGATTCCTTCTAGTACTACCAAAACAAGTAGCAAAGGTTACTAGAAAATTCCACAACCCTCCTGAGGTAGGAGCACCAAGAGGTTCAGCTTCACAAGAATGAATTTGTCCATAGGGAAGAGGAACACTGAGTGAAATGATCATTAAAGGCTCGTATCTGTGGCAGCAATGGTCAATGCAGGTTGTAGCCTCTATTGCACCTCTTTGTTTcctaaaaatgtttatatgtgtatgtaaatacacacacatatacacatgcaaaatACTGAGAGAGGAGCTTAATGGAGCAAGAGAAACATTGGCATCATTCCAAGGCCCGCCACTCCATGACACAACTTCAAGATGCAGTAGGTGAAGATTATTTGTGTTTGTCTCCAACCAGGGAAGTGATGAGTGCACTTACTGTTGTAAACGGGATCACTGGATCCATAACAGGGTAAGGAGAGTCattttttttgtctgagaaaaagagtgtgtatgtgtgtctggtCTCCAAAGGGTTCACTGTATATGGTAGGTGTAAAATCAGGTGGCTTCTTGACCTGAGACTCCCCGCAAGGTTTGTGTCCCTGTAAcccattcctcttcctcatcccatAGCCTGACTGATTGGTCCAAGAATATAGTCACCCATCCCAAGCTATTCTGTCTCCTGGAATTGGAGATTTCATTCAGAGACACCAGGATTCCAGGTGTTTGAATCTACACCACCTGATGGCAGGACCCTTGAGGGACAGACCAGAACTTTCTAAAGTCGGACCCTCCCTGGTTCCTGTCTTTCCTGACCTGTGCAGATTTTGCCCCTCTTCCCATTCTCTGAACTGCCCCAGCTCCCTTAGAGTGGATCCACTTATGTTGGCCAGActcaatttctgttgcttataaccACAAAGGAATCTCAACTGTGACAAGTGCTACAGTGGAGTTTCATCAAATGTACATGTAGCAAAATGGAAATCCACTATAAGGGTTCAGGGGGAAAAGGACTGCTGGATTACTGAATGACTCAGTTACTCAGTGCCTGAAACACTCAATGCCCAAGTGACATCtatgcaagaaagagaaatatccaAGAACTGATGAAGAATTGACAAAGAAGTGAAACACATTGTTCAGGTAACCAAGCAAGTGGGTGGCTGTGACTTTGATgacttcttcaggaaaaaatggaaatatccatTGATGGCCTCAGGAATATTTGGGGGATAGAGAGTTAGAGGGACTGAGGAAAGTCTTCTGCAAGGTGATATGTACAGAAGGACATCCAAGGCACTGGATGCACGTTGTGAGTGATTCAGGAGACTTTCCGGGATAATTTTGCATGTCCCGTGTCTCTTGCTTCCTGGCCTGGGCTCCAGTCAAGGGAACCTGTTTGACACTTACAAGCTCCATACATGGAGATACAGAGAATCAGCGCCCGCTGGAGCAAGCCCCCGGGAGACGGGAACAATGGGCAaatgcttccctccttcctccctggagaGGATGATTCTGAGGCCATTCCAGGAAGGCTCCTCAGAAGGTCCTGGCAGACTCAACTGCCCACATGGGTGGCCTTGTCAGGAACATGTCTTTGTAttgacttttctctccttctctgccctccttcccccatccctccGTCCTGCTCCTGGGGATCACTTCCCATATAAACCCTCTGGGAGAGAGCCTTTCCTCCGGCTCTGCCTTCAGGGGACCCAAGTCTACTTTAGGCTGCATGGAACCTTTAGGTTTTTGTGCAAAGagtaatggggagccattgaagggttgGAAGCCGGTGCTGGATAAGATCTATATTCTTCAGGGTCATTCTGGCCCACTTCATTGATCTCTCAGTGTACCCTGTCCCCAAAGAACACGAGCGACTTGCCGAATGTTTCACCTGCTCTGTTCTCATCACCAACACAGTGTGGAAAATGagcatggggggcggggggcaggggcaAAGCCAGAAGAATAAATACAAGAAGACCATTCTGAAGCTCTTGCAAGAGTCCAGTTGAAAGGTGAGGGTAGCTGGGGTGAGGTTGTTTGCTGTCTGGCTGTTTCTCTCTGTCCGTCTGTTTATGGCTGACCCTCTCTCACACCTGCACACAGGTCCTTCTGACCGTAATCAGCCTCACGTGCCACATGACAATCGTGGGTCCCAGCCACTGGATCAGGAACACCCCTGTGCTCAGCACAAGCCAGATGTGCAGAAACTTTGCCCAGGTGTTTCTGTGGGGCAGACGGGGCAGAGGTCTGAGGGAAAGGACCCGATGGGAGAGTGGGAGCCCagtgagggagcaggagcagcAATGGAGGACTTGCTTGCTGAGATCCTGGAAGACAGGCTCACGGGGAAGGGAGTCAAGCATCCAGAGCCCAGGTGAGCCCGTCAATCAACACAACGAAGACGCAGTGTATCAGTCCATAGTTATTGAACCCGTCTGTAGACCACGAGACAGGGAGAGCCAGACAGAACCAAAATACCATCTTGTCCAGCACCAGCACCCCACCGACtgacgaggagactgaggctcagggaagccgTGGCTCTCGACTCCAAGCTGGTTGATCTCCTCAATGCACCACAAGGTTCCTTGACCTGATGCTGGCATCTGGTTtcactttccttgtctttccctttctttttcaaatcaacCACTGTTCCAACACAGCATCTGCAATTTCACTGGAACGTCATTGATCTCTCAGTGCACCCTCGCCCCAAAGAGCACCAGTGATTTGCTAAATGTTCCACCTACTCTGCTCTCATCACTACCACAATCACCGTGACCGTCATCATCAAAAAGTCAGTGCCTAACTGTAAccgaaagttcagtctctgaacctgagacaatccaaataacgagaacagagtcttgagtggaagaggaaaggctTTACTATGCCAAGCACAGGGAGTAAAGCAAGGGCTCACATCtcaaaattgctagctccccaaTAAGGAACaagtagggatttttatttggggttttgggaaggggaggaggcgCATGTAGCTGTGCGGGCCAGCGTTTTCTCATCAGCCTGcctttggccttgagaggctgcttgtaGTGAGGTGGGGCGcaggagggagggcgggggaggggagatgggggtcAGGGGGAGATGGGATGGTGGgttaggaggatggcaggtgggcatcCTTCTCCTTCTTGTCTTCCAGATTGAGGTGGGTTCAAGTGAGCGTCGGGAGTCGAGGagctgaggtctgggaagcctccacTCTTTGATATTCCTGAGACAGCAGTTTTcttggcaaacttcaaggacacatgattagctaaactttcccgtgcctccaactccaggccacctgggctttagCAACTTGTAACTCCTGTTTGGTCGTAGAGCTCAAGGAGGCAAAGGTTAAGGGAACAGGTGTTTGCATGTGAGATGAGCTACAGAAGCAGGAACGGGGGTGGTGGGTTTTGGTTtcaaccccatatatgctgggttcagtGTAGGGGAACTGCTATCAGGGCTGGTGTCAAGAGCCTGTACCATAACTAAGATGAACTCGCTGGAAGACAAAGGTGGGTTGGTCACGCAAAGGCGGGGCTGAAGACCACCACGGGGAAAGACTGCATTCTTGGCGGGAGGTCAAAGCACGGGGAGGGTCGATAGGGGAGCCGGGCTGCTTCTCCAAATTCCAACAATTCTAACGCTCTAGCTTGCTCTTGATTCCAGCTCTGGTATTCTTAGCCTTCTCATTGCTTCTTCCCCCACAGCTCTCTCTCTATCCATGCCCCCAGTGTCTTCTTTAGTGCAAAATCGAAGgtttctccccattcccctcaCTCCCAATCCCCTCCCCCCCTTATTCCAGgctccactttctttctttctctctgacccACCTGCCATCTGCATTAACCCCTCCCTGCTGTGCTCAGCTACAGAAATGCCAAACTCCTCAACGCCCAGTCCCAGAAACTTTCTCTAGCCCCCTTTTTCCCTCTAACAAGTACCTCCAAGCCTTTGTCCAGCACATGCCCCTGCTCCCTGCACTGCCCTGGGGTCATGGAATGAGGCCCTGTTGCAGCATGTCATGGATCTGGGTGAGCTCCTCCAACTTCCCCTCCAGCTCTCGAGCCTGCTGCCTCAGCTCTTCAGCTGTGTTTGCCTTTGCCCCTTTATGCAAATGCACTGAATCTTGGACAAGGCTGATCACATCCATCAGAAGGGAGACACTCACGGTGGCCACATTTGTGGCCCGGGCTTCTTTGGTCATTGCCAGAACAGTACCTCCAAAAGCTTTCTTCACCTGCTTGTCCCTTCGGCCTGAGATCTCCCCAACAGTCATGAGGCGGTTGGCGTGGTCTACCAAGTGAGGTTTGGTTTTGACTACCTTGAGAGCACGGATGTTCTTCCCAATATTTTCCACGACTTCGATGAAATTCTTTGATATGGAAACAATGTCGGGAGCGCCGTGAAGTAGAGTTTCCTTAACTATCTCCCCTTTATTGCTGTCAAATAACGCCAGGCGACTGGCTTCAGCTTCTGCTGACGAGTTGGTTGAATATTCCACGATGCTGGTGGACACACTGGTCACAGCagctgctgcccccagccccatcccagtTGCCGAGAGTGCCAGACTGACCCCTGCTGTCACGGGTGCCAGAGCCAGGCCAAGGATGGTGAGGATGCCAGCCACAGCGCCAGTGGAGTTGGCCACCACGTTGGAGATGGTGCAGTCCCTGTGTACCTTGTCAACCTTGTCTGCAAGTGCGTGGAGCTTTCCGATGCGCTCCTCAAGCTCCTGTTTCACCCGAGGAAACTCGTTCAGAAACTTCTCCCTGTCCAGTTGGTCTGTGTTCAGCTTGTTCAGACCTTCATGCAGCGCATCTGCCTCCTCCCTGTAACAATGAAGGTCAAGTGATTAAGCAGGCAGTCtgcttatctgaaaaatgggcttGATAAGATCTCTCCTGCAAAAATCACAGAGCCTTTACTATCCATCATATGGAAAGGAATTTGACAAATGTaggtaatttttctttcaatgttaaACACATGTTTTGTAAACTGTAGATCCTCCATATACTTGTTAATCAGAGAATTAGTAAGTAAAAATCATCTTCAGATGCTCTTAGGTAGTAAGTATTTGCTAGAGATGATTCTCACTCAAGAACACGTCAACACTATCACTACCAAAGTGTTTGTAGAGTGGGAACTCCATACATGAACAAAGAGTAGGATTGGAGCAGAAGAACCTTCGTTCAGAGACTCTTGGTGCATGGTGAAGAATTAACCTCACCCACAGAGAAGTCTGCCCTTTGCCTTGCCTACTGAGAAGTGACCTCTGGCCCCTGGAATGTTCTGACTGATAGGACTGTCTTCATTTGCCTGGGTCTTTGGCCGCTGGACACTCTGACAAGGTGATGCATGATGGGGGCTTTGGGTTATGTGGTTCTGACCTCTGGAGGAAGTGGAGATTAAAGATGTTAATCTGACCTccaggagaggctggagaccaCAGGTCAGCCATGTGGGCAGCATGCGATTGAGTCTCAATAAAAACTCTGTACACTGAAGATCAGGTCAACAAAGACTCTTTTCATGACCGAACTTTACTCAGGTTCCTCTGAGCTGTTTTCTCAGCTAGGCCTTTAACGTGGCCTCCATGTCCTGTCCTTGGCAGGCTGTATCATCCAGGCTTAGAAAGAATCCTACTAAGTCAGTTTAGACAGAATCTCCCCActcttgatatctgatcacccttgAGAGCTGATCATGTTCCTCACCCCCTACCTTTGATGTGTAAGTTCTTGATCTGCCTTTTGCAAGAATCCCCCTGCCCTTGAagtctcctcttagtaattttccatccatcaACTCACTCATTCTGTGtattggctataaatccccagctGTCTCTGGTGAACTCGGAGTTgagccctgtctctctctcctttattgcGTTAGTCTTGACATGTATAGCAATAGCCCTGAGGaaagtcttccttaccattttaacaagtCTCAggataatgttttttctttaacagaatgagcttccctggttggcgcACTGTCACACATTGAGTACAGGAGAGTCACGTGTCCTGAGGACAACGGAAGCTTCACGTTTGGGATCCTCCCAGACTCTCCCTTATGTGACTCTTCCTTTGGCTGATTGTACCTGAGTCCCTTTCTCTGTGACAAAGTGTAAAGTGAGTAGAACAGCTTTCAGTGAGCTCTGTGAATCCTTCTAGGGAATTATTGAATCTGAGGGTGGTTTTGGGAACCCCCAAATttgcagttggtgtcagaatGTGGGAGGTCGTGGAGACTGTGCCTTCAGACTTTGCAGTTTGGCTAACTCTGCatacttagaatttaaaaaaaaaagcaaactcagAGCTAAAAGGGACCTACTCATCAGCTTCCTGGCATCTGCTCTCCTCCAAGCCTGATGCCCTTTGACCTCTCCAGCTAAAGGTCACTGGGTCCAGCCACTGCCCCAGCTGAGTGGGAAGCAGGACATCTGCTGGTAACCCTGCTTCCCCTCAGACTCTCCAGCCCACTTGCCTGACTCCTGACCCACCATCCAGCACCCTCGACCTCTCAGGTGTCATCAATTTAGCTCACACCTAGGCTGGTGACAGCTTCACATGCATGCGCACCAAGGCCATGTGCCACTTTACAGAACCTCTAACAGACTCAGGAGATTTTAAGAACCATCTGGATGACTCTCTAAGACTGAAGAGACCTGCACTGGGACAGGCTAGTGGAGGAAATACTTTCCTCTTTGGCGGGGACTTGTGAGCCTCCTCAGTGTCCCCCAGTCACACAAAATTGCCAGCCACCCATTGTGATGTTGGGAGTTGTCACTAAGCCACACTGTCTTCCTACTAGTCAGGGGCTGCTCTGCGGTCCCAAAGGGAGTCCTAAATGGCAGTGGAGAACCTCCCAGCTCCCAGGTAGGCCATGGAGGAAACAATCCCCCAGGGCCTTCTGTGCCCAGCAGCGAGGGGATCACATCAGGGAGGGAAGAAATGTCCCCTCTCCCACTCACGGGACCTCTGCTACGTCCACAGCCTCCTCAAGTTTGTGCCCTAAGAGCCTCAGTCACCTCACTCTAGTCCCGCCTCGATGCCTAAGCCTTCCTGCTAGTCCTCCAACCTGGACCTACCCGGTTCCATGCTGAGCCCAGCTCTGACCCTGGTCCAGGCCACCCTGGGCCTTTGGAAAGGACGACTGCACTGGGTCCCCACCTTTGACCCTGCAGTTCACTCTAAGGCCTTCAACACAATCCCATCAGATTGAACTGCTAGTCCCATTGAACAGATGACAAATCAGAGACTCCAAGACACGAGCCCAaagccccagggctgggcagagagagTCAGGATCCAGCCCAGCTCAGGCCAGCTGCACTTCAGCCTCCCCGCCTATGAGCCAGCAGGATGGTGATATGTTTGCCCAGTTCcttagacagagagagaaaggtctCTAGCCAGAATCCCCACGGGCACAAAATCGTTATGTCAGGATTTTTCAGGCTTGTCCCTAAGGAAGTCATGCTTGGCTCTCAtctccaggaagcagactctTGGTACTGTACCCTGCCCTACCCCAGTCACTTccaagcaatctttttttttttcttttggtgggggAGATTGTCCccaagccaacatccatgccagtcttcctccattttgtatgtgggacggcaccacagcatggcttgatgagcggtatgtagctTTGCACCCAGGCCGCGAACTTGCGAACcttgggccgcccaagcagagcacggAACCCAACCACTGGGTCACTGGGCCAACCCCCAGCAATCTTTTTAGAAGTtaacattaattgagcacctactgtgtgtcagccaTTATGCTAAGCATTTCACATGTGTTATCTTATTTTCCTCACAATAAAATTGAACAGAcgaggaaactaaggcagagagtggttaagtaatttgcccaaggtcacatgacctGACCCCTGCAGATTTCATCTGTTCTCAACCTGAGGCCAATCACTGCCAGCAAATGACAGGGAGGAACTATCGCTCATGGATTGTTGAGAAGGGAGATACTCAACCCCAAGCACAGGagactgcctggaggaggtgtgcCGGCCAGAAGGAAACTAGCCCTGGGGGTAATCAGGGTGACATTCATGCAGCTCCCCCTGGAGGTCACCTGGACAAATTGGCTTCATCCACAAGTTGCTCCCAGGCATTCTCATCAGTCAGCAGATCCTGCAGTTCCTCTCTGCTCACTGTGTTCCGGAAATACTCAATGACATCCTCAAGAAAATTTTCACCCTCTAcgtggaaagaaaaaagaataagattagAAGAAATTGTAGTAGGGTAATAAATGGTATTGCATATAAAGTGGTAAAACATTAATCTTCCCGAGCAGCTGTCACCCTGGGGTACTTTTGATGGAGTTACctggtgctatggactgaaccgtgtcctctcaaaattcctatgttgaaaccctgATCCCCtccatgtgactgtatttgaagacagGGCCTTGAAGGAGATAACTGAGGTAAAATGAGGTCCTAAGTGTGGGACTTTAACCTGATAAGCCTGgtgccttataagaagaggaagagacagcagagagctctctctccctctctctcagcccaCATAGGAAAAGTCAGGTGAGCACAGAGCAAGATGGCGGCCGTCTACAAGCCAGAAGACAGTCCTCATCAGAAACcaacctgccagcaccttcatcttggactccagcctccagaacgaaTTCTCTAATTCCTGGGATCTAGATGTGCGtaggaattcagaatttttaatgCTTTAGAAAGAGAATTCAGGGCACATATGGTATATTATTTAccctgaaaacaaatgaaattgtgTTTCAACAGTGAAACAAATGAATCTTCACATTAAATGAGATCAACAATGTCATGACTATAAACAGTCTCAGGGCAGGACCCGGCAAGATCACTGCCCAAAT comes from Equus quagga isolate Etosha38 unplaced genomic scaffold, UCLA_HA_Equagga_1.0 119058_RagTag, whole genome shotgun sequence and encodes:
- the LOC124232807 gene encoding apolipoprotein L2-like; its protein translation is MTSEARGVSPEGENFLEDVIEYFRNTVSREELQDLLTDENAWEQLVDEANLSREEADALHEGLNKLNTDQLDREKFLNEFPRVKQELEERIGKLHALADKVDKVHRDCTISNVVANSTGAVAGILTILGLALAPVTAGVSLALSATGMGLGAAAAVTSVSTSIVEYSTNSSAEAEASRLALFDSNKGEIVKETLLHGAPDIVSISKNFIEVVENIGKNIRALKVVKTKPHLVDHANRLMTVGEISGRRDKQVKKAFGGTVLAMTKEARATNVATVSVSLLMDVISLVQDSVHLHKGAKANTAEELRQQARELEGKLEELTQIHDMLQQGLIP